A window of the Choloepus didactylus isolate mChoDid1 chromosome 11, mChoDid1.pri, whole genome shotgun sequence genome harbors these coding sequences:
- the LOC119506566 gene encoding olfactory receptor 2T8-like: MENRNYTSDFILLGLFKHTGYHLFLFVLMLTIVLISLLVNALMSFLIHQDCWLHTPMYFPLSQLSLMDMMLICTIVPKMAADYLTGNKFISPAGCGFQIFLLLTLGSGECFLLAAMSYDHYVAVCHPLRYSVLMSWQVCLRMILGSWFLGAADGFMQAAATLNYPFCKSHEIDHFFCEAPMLVHLACADTSVFEYAMYFCCVLMILVPFSLILTSYSLILAAVLHMRSTESCKKAFATCSSLLAVVGLFYGAAIFIYMRPKSYGSANYDKFVSAFYTIFTPALNPLIFSLRNNDVMEALRRCMHEFVVFNHN; the protein is encoded by the coding sequence atggaaaacagaaattatACCTCAGATTTCATTCTGCTAGGACTCTTCAAACACACAGGATACCACCTCTTCCTCTTCGTGTTGATGTTGACAATTGTCTTAATCTCCCTACTGGTCAATGCCCTCATGAGCTTCCTGATTCACCAGGACTGCTGGCTTCATACACCCATGTACTTTCCACTGAGTCAACTCTCCCTCATGGACATGATGCTGATTTGCACTATTGTGCCCAAAATGGCTGCTGACTACTTGACTGGAAATAAGTTCATCTCCCCTGCTGGCTGTGGCTTCCAGATCTTTCTCTTGCTCACACTAGGTAGTGGAGAGTGCTTCCTTCTGGCAGCCATGTCCTATGACCACTATGTTGCTGTATGTCACCCTCTGCGATATTCTGTCCTCATGAGCTGGCAAGTATGCCTGAGAATGATTTTGGGGTCTTGGTTTCTGGGAGCAGCTGATGGGTTCATGCAGGCTGCTGCTACTCTAAACTACCCATTTTGCAAATCACATGAGATTGATCATTTTTTCTGTGAGGCCCCCATGCTGGTGCACTTGGCTTGTGCTGACACATCTGTCTTTGAGTATGCCATGTACTTCTGCTGTGTGTTAATGATCCTGGTCCCGTTTTCTCTCATCCTGACCTCCTATAGTCTCATCCTAGCTGCTGTTCTCCACATGCGATCCACAGAATCCTGCAAAAAGGCTTTTGCCACCTGCTCATCACTTTTGGCTGTAGTGGGACTCTTTTATGGAGCTGCTATTTTTATATACATGAGACCCAAATCCTACGGGTCAGCTAACTATGACAAGTTTGTGTCAGCCTTTTATACAATTTTCACTCCTGCACTGAACCCCCTCATCTTCAGTCTGAGGAACAATGATGTGATGGAAGCATTGAGAAGGTGTATGCACGAATTTGTTGTCTTTAATCATAACTAA